From the genome of Oncorhynchus kisutch isolate 150728-3 unplaced genomic scaffold, Okis_V2 Okis09a-Okis19a_hom, whole genome shotgun sequence, one region includes:
- the LOC109877696 gene encoding protein mono-ADP-ribosyltransferase PARP11, which produces MFAIRAPEEESSEMVEEMDTSEAVWCWYYLAECGVWHMFEIDPSAACSVTSEQIEQNYSRNQHGVMEFYTAKYTYRLDFSVMKQINVTTGKQRPIKRAFHSATGFRFICDNLALPVPCHWERINTDEPYQLVSLARDTYEFKEVVRLYERTMCHPIKSIQRIQNLDLWEFFCRKKQQLRKIKRVVDIEEKMLFHGTGHSNVQAICTYNFDWRLTGSHGDVYGRGSYFARDAKYSSKFCLTTGKHNFALQKHGLAPPIFSSEPPYKTMFLARVLVGESTLGNPLFCRPPSKDMSYSNFFDSCVDDLANPKIYVIFDCNQIYPEYLIEFY; this is translated from the exons ATGTTTGCCATAAGGGCACCTGAGGAGGAGTCCTCAGAGATGGTGGAGGAGATGGACACGTCAGAGGCTGTCTGGTGCTGGTATTACCTAGCTGAATGTGGAGTGTGGCACATGTTTGAG ATTGATCCAAGTGCTGCATGCTCTGTGACCAGTGAGCAGATAGAACAGAATTACAGCAGGAATCAACACGGTGTCATGGAGTTTTACACCGCCAAGTACACCTACAGACTGGACTTCTCAG TCATGAAGCAGATCAATGTCACAACCGGGAAACAACGGCCAATCAAACGGGCATTCCACTCTGCCACTGGCTTTAG GTTCATTTGTGATAATCTGGCCCTGCCGGTGCCCTGCCACTGGGAGAGAATAAATACAGACGAGCCTTATCAG CTCGTCTCATTGGCCAGAGATACTTATGAATTCAAGGAAGTGGTCAGACTCTATGAAAGGACCATGTGTCACCCTATCAAATCTATTCAGAGGATACAGAACCTGGATCTGTGGGAGTTCTTTTGCAg GAAAAAACAACAATTGCGCAAGATAAAGCGAGTTGTGGACATTGAGGAGAAAATGTTATTTCATGGCACAGGCCACAGCAACGTGCAGGCTATATGCACATATAACTTTGACTGGCGGCTAACTGGGAGCCATGGGGACGTCTATGGCAGAG GGAGTTATTTCGCCCGAGACGCCAAGTATTCTAGCAAATTCTGCCTTACGACGGGGAAACATAACTTTGCCTTGCAGAAGCACGGACTAGCCCCGCCGATATTTTCAAGCGAGCCTCCATATAAGACCATGTTCCTGGCCAGAGTGCTGGTCGGCGAGTCCACGTTAGGCAATCCGCTGTTCTGCCGACCTCCATCCAAGGACATGAGCTACAGCAACTTCTTTGACAGCTGTGTGGACGACCTCGCCAACCCAAAGATCTACGTCATCTTCGACTGCAACCAGATTTACCCAGAGTATCTGATTGAGTTCTACTGA